CCGCCCTGCGTAATGCCGGAAACGTGGCTGTTGTAGCGGAAGGATGAGGACGTGCTGGCCCCGGTGCCGCTGGAGCAGAAAAAATCCACCACAGCTTCCAGGTTGTTGTTGATCATGTCCTCATAATTTTCCTGGTCCATCTGCTGGATGGCCGCAATGCTGGCATCGGGCGCAATGACCAGCAGGCCGTAGGTGTCGCTGTTCTCATCGGTATCGGTTTTGATGCCCATGTTGGCCAGGTTGGCCAGTACGTCGCCGGAGAGCAGGTCAGAGGCGCTGGTGCGGCTTTGAAAGCCTGGGGGAGCGCTGCCCAGCAGGGAGGAAAAACGCGAGGAGAAAAGCTGCACGCCGTAGTTGCCCTGCAGCAGGCCGCCCTTTTCAGACGTAAGCTGCGAGGCGCTGTAGTTGTCGTTGCCGATGTCGTCCGGATCGTTGGAGGTGGTCTCTTTGTCGGCGTCGTAGGCAGTATAGCTCTGCACAGTGTAGATAATGGAATTTACCGCGTCCAGGAAGGTCTGGATGGATTCCTCCACCGAGGCGATGTCCGTGCTCACGCTGATCTGGGCCGTGCCCGTGCTCTGGATGCTGAAGACCACGCCTTCAAGAACGTCGCTTACGCTGTTGCTGGAGGACTCCATCTCTATGGGCCAGTTGTCCACGGTATAGCGGGCATTGGCGGCGCGCTGGATATTCCAGACCGAGGAAGACGCCACCTGCCCGCTGACGCCGGGGCCGCTGACGCTCTGGACGTTGCTGATCTGCAGGTAGTATGCGCCGGTGGCGTCCGTGCCGTCCCATTCGTTGCCGTCCGCATCAACCAGTTTGGCCGTGGAGCCCGTGCCTTCCAGAGCTTCAGAAAATTTTTCGTAGATGTCTTTGATGCTGGAACCGCTGGCAATGCCATCCACGGTCACCTGCTCGCCGCCGTTGAGGGTGATGGTGTAGTTCAGCGCCGGCTGCTCGTCGTCTATGGCCTCCGTGCCGACAAACGTGCCGGCCAGCTGCGTGTTGGCCTCGGTTTTGACGGAAATGCCGTCCATGCCGCCGCCCGAACCGGTGCTGAGGTAAAAGTTCGTCACGCCGTCCAGGGTCACCACCGTATTGCCGTCGCTGTCCGTAGACTGCGTGCCGCCCAGCTGCGCCAGCAGATCGCTGTACTTCGCCGTATTGGCGATGCTCAACGTCTGCGTGCTGCCGTCCTCCTTAACGATAGTGTAAACGAAATCGCTGCCGTCAGGATTGTCGCCGCCCAGGGCATCATCCAGCATATCGGCTTTGAAGGTTACCTTGGCGTCGGCCGCGAGGGCGTCGGCATCGTCCAGGCGTGTGCCCAGCTCGGCGGCCGTCTCCGTATGGGTAATGCCCGCAGCGCTGCTGAAGGCAAGGTCGCTGACGTTGGCGAGGTTCATTTCCCAGCCGCCGTTGCTGTTGAGGGTCAGCTCCGCGCTGCTGCTGCCCGCGGCCTGGGCGATCTGAAACAAGGCCTCCTTCATGGTCATGTCGGCGGTAAGGGCCACCTCATGGGTGCTGCTCACCGCGCCGTCGTTGAGCGTAAAGGTAACGGTGGTGTCCGTGCCCAGCGTGGCATTGAGGTTGGAGCCGACGCCCAGGGTGGTGCTGCCGGGCGTGCGCGAGGACTGCTCTTCGGTATTGCGGCGGTAAACGGCCTTAACGTCCGCAAGCTGCAATGCGCCGTTCTCGTCCAGGCTGGCCACGCTGCGCCCGGTTTGGGCGTTGATCTGGTTGACCAGATCCGTATTGGTTTTGTCGCCGCTGATGGTGACCGTAAACCAGTTGCCGTCCTCCATAAGCAGGTCGTAGGCGTACTGATTGGGGTCCGTGACGCTTGCGTCCAGGGACAGCAGACTGTTGGTCTGCCAGGTGGAGGTGGCGCCGGCGGAAGTCATGCCCACCAGGCTGGAATCGCTGACGATCAGATCATTGTCTTCGCCCGTGCTTTCGCCCGCCATCTGGAAGACATAGCCGGAGCCGGTCTGCACCAGGCTGACCTTGACGCCGGGGTTCTCGGCATCGTTGTTGATGAGGTTGACAAAAGACTCCAGCGTGGTTTTGGGCGCGATTTCCAGGGTGCGGGTGGTGCCCGCATAGGTATAGGAAAATTCCTGCGTTGTGCCCGTATCGTTGATAATGTCCGTTTTGGAGTCATAGACGTGCATATTGGCCCAGATGGCGTTGCTGGCCATCTGGCTGACAGTAATGTTGTGCTGCACGTCTTGCGCCGCAGCGCTGGCCACGGCGGTGACGACGTTTTCGTTGCTGCTGGTGACGTTTTTGCTGACGAAGTTGTTCTTGTTGGCCAGGTCGGCAAGCACGCTCTGGGCGGTCTGAACCTGGGAGATGATTTCGCCGAAGGCTTCGTAGCGCAGGTTCCAGTCGTCCTTCCAGGCCTCCAGACGGTTAAGCTGGGTGGATTCGACTTCTTTGAGCTTGGCGAGAACCTCGTCAAAATCGGTGTCCATGCCGCTCAGGCCGGATATGGAATTGGAGCCGGATATGCTGATGGCCATAGGCGCCTCGCAACGTGGTGTGCCGCGGCGGATGCGGAAAACGCGCCGCGGTTTGCCAAACAGATGCAAAAACCATGCTCATGAAAAACGGAAGTTTTTTCCCGCCGCGCGGCCTTGCCGCTATAAGTATTTTCGGCGGCGGGCGGCGGGAGTTTAGGGGCGCGCGCCCTTGTGGGCGGAGTTTTTATAGTTATTCTTAATAACAGACTGGCGAAAAGGGCCGCAAGCCCGCGGCCGCAGTCTGCGGAGGAAAGATGTGGGATTTGCTGGTCCTGATAGGCGTTTTCGGCGGCGTAGCGGCCTTTTACATTCTGGCCTTGCGCAAGGGCTGGCTGCGGGTAGACCGCATGAGCTGCGGCTGAGTGCCTTTTGACAAGCAGCGTGCCCTGCTTGAGGAAGAAGAACGGCGGAAGCGGCGGCAGAAAGAGGCCTCAGGCGACAAGCCGTAACCTGCGCCTGGCTGTGCCCCAGGCGCGCCCTGTGGCGTTACCGGAGAAGAAAAAAGTTTTTTGAAGGATGGGGGGCGTGGGGGGAAGGGAACTTTTGTACACAAAAGTTCCCTTCCCCCCACTTATCTTCCCTCCGCCTTCCCCCCGTCTGCTTCTCGCCCCCCAATCACTTTCCTCCGTCGCAGGCGGCCACGATGGCGCGGGCGTCCATGTCGGGGTGCAGGGGCAGCAGGGCCAGGCGCTGAAAGTCTTCGGGCTTGTCCACGTCCAGTTTCAGGTCCGGGCGTTGCAGCCAGGGTTCCTGGGGGTTGAAGGTGCCGAGGCGGTAGTTGGCGGCAGTATCCCACAGGTAGTTCAGGCAGTGTTCGCGCTGGGAGGGCTGGCGGGCCTTGGCGTCCAGTTCGTCCAGCAGGTCGCGGGAGAGGATCTCCGCCCCCAGGCCGTCGGGCCAGAGGTTGTTGCGCGGAATGTGGTTATAGGCGTAGTCCCAGGGGCCTGCGCGGTAGAAGTCCACCAGGCGGTCCACGGCCTCGCCCCAGATGAGGGGGTTATCCGCGCAGACGCGCACCACCAGACCGGCGTCGGCCTGGCGGGCAGCGAGGCAGAAGCGGGCCAGCACATCCTGCTCCGGTCCGGCCAGGCAGGGCACCCCCCGGCGCTGCAGGTGCTCCAGCAGGACGCGGTCCAGGGGGGTATCGGGCACGGCCACCACCAGACCGTCCAGGCGGGCGGCGCGCTGCAGGCGGCGGACAACCCAATCAATAAGGGGCAGGTCGCGCAGGCAGAGCAGAGATTTGAGGGGCAGGCGGCTGGAGCCCAGCCGGGCCTGGACAATGGCGACGACCTTGCCGTGGGGGCGGTTGGCGGACATGGCCTAACCTCTGGGTTGGGGTGCTGGGGCGGGCGCGGCGGCGGGGGCTTCGGCCAAAAGATCGAGCATCAGGCGCACCACGCGGGCTTTGTTGGCGGTGAAGTCCAGGGCGTTCTGCCGGTTCCAGAAGCGTTGCCGCCGGGGCGCTTTGAGCATGGCCAGAAAAACGTTGCGGATTTTGGCGTCGCTGACGCGGTCCATAAGGCCCAGGAAGGCGAAGCCGTTGCGCGGGCGAGCGAAGGTGTGGCGGGCCTCGCGCTCATGGTGGGCCAGGACCATGCCGGGCACGCACATGTGGGCCAGCTCGTAAACCGTGCGCCCGGCGGAGCAGATGGCCAGATCCGCGCCTTCCATCATGCGGCTCATGACGTTGGTGGCCCAGGTGAATTCCACCAGGGGATTGGCAAGGGCGGCCAGGTGGGCTTCCATAGCCTCTTTGTGGGCGTAGCCCGGCCCGGCCACCAGGCGGATGGTGATGCCGTAGGCCCGGCAGATGGGTTCAATGACATCCAGCACCCGGCGGGAGCAATCGTTCTGGTCCGTGCCGCCGAAGGTGATGAGCACGGTTTTGACTTGCGGGCGGAAGGGATTGCGCGCGGCGGCCAGAAATTCGTCCCGCAGGCAGAAGTAGGCGGGCCCGCAGCGCAGGCCTTGCGCGCCGGGCTGGTCCTCGTAGAGGGCGTTGACCACCAGGCGGGCCCAGCCCGCGCCGGGGCCTTCATCCTCAAAGTTGACGCAGCGCGCGCCCGCGGTTGTAAGCCGGGCCATATAGGCCGTGGTGGTGTTGAGGATATCGTTAACCACCAGGTCGGGGCACAGGCGCAGCACGGTTTCGGCCAGCTCTTCCGGCCCCTGGCGGACGATTTTGTAGTCGCGGCGGGCGATGTTTTCCACGGCCAGTTCGCTTTCACGGGTGCAGACAAAGGTGATTTTGTGGCTGGTGATCTCGTGCGCCAGCATAAGGGCGCGAAAAACATGCCCCATGCCGATGGCGGGCCAGCCCGCCACCACAAAGACCACATGCCGCCGCTGCAGCAGGCGCTCGCAGATCCACCAGTCCTGGTAGCCCTGGATTTCAATGCCCCGGTCGTTGAGGAAGTAGGGCACGATTCTCCCCTGCCCGTAGCGCAGGGGGGCCTGCGCCGCGCCCTCGCGCAGGGGGGCCAGGCGCAGGACGATCAGGGCGCGGCTTTCCACCACCAGGGTCTGCTCGCCCTTGCGGTCCGCATCTTCGCTGAGCAGGCTTTCCAGCCCTTCGCCGCGCACGTTCCAGAGGCGCTGGCGCACCGCCTTGACCGTAACCAGGCTGTCCGCCCCGCTCCGGCAGTATTTTTTCCAGGCGTCCTCCACATCCACCCAGGTGATCAAAGGGCAGGAGGCCCGCAGAATAATGGCGTGTTCGTAGCTTGCGGCCAGCTCTTCCAGCAGGCCGCGCATCTCAGCCACGATGTTCAGGCTGGTGAAGCGCAGGTCTTTGTTCCAGCGAAAGCCCACGCCCGCGCGCTCGCAGATGAGGGAAATTTCCTGGCTGTCGGTAAGCACGACAATGTCCGCGCCGGGCAGCACGCCGCGCGCCGTATTGATGGCCCGCTCCACCAGGGTGACGCCTGCCAGCTTCTTGACCAGCTGATCGGGGATGACGGCGTTCTTTTTGATGGCCGGGATGACGATGCAGCGTTCTTTCACAGGGGACCTGCCCAAAGGGGGGGACGACGCGGCGGCGCGAAGGCCTGGCCTTCGCGCCGCGCGCCCGCAAAGCTGCCCAATCAGCGCAGCGCGGCGAGAACCTCGCGGCTGGCCGTCAGCATATAGTTGAAGTCCTCCTCCGACATCCAGTGCTGGAAGGGGAAGGAGACCATACTGTCAAAAAAGGCGTCGGCATTGGGGCAATGGGCCGTGCCCAGGCCCTGACGCCGGTAGTAGTCGTAGCGGTCCAGGGGGATATACTGCACCACGCACTTGACGCCTTTATCCTCAAACATGGCGCGGATAAAGCGATCGCGCCGCTCCGGCCCCGCAGTCATGCGGGCGGCCAGCAGGTGGTAGTTATGCCGCTGGGTGGCCACGCGGTGGAATTCCAGCTCGGGGAAGTCCGCCAGGCCGTCGATAAAGCGCAGGGCCCGGGCGCGCTTTTCGTCGTTGATCTGGTCAATGCGCTCCAGCAGCTTGGCCCCCAGGGCGCATTCCACTTCGCCCAGGCAATAGTTGCTGGGCTGGAGCATGCGGCCTTCCAGCATGGGCATATCCACATTGCCCATGGCGGGCTTCCAGTAGTCGGGGCGCTCAAAATCGTAGGCGCAATGGCCGTTATGGCGCAAGGCGGGCACCAGGGCCGCCAGCCTGGGGTCGCGCACATAGAGCATGCCGCCTTCGCCCAGGGTGGTGAGGTTCTTGTGCGAGTGGAAGGAGAACACGGCCATATCCCCGAAGCTGCCGGCCTTCCGGCCGCCCACCTCCGTGCCGATGGCCTGGGCCGCATCCTCAATGAGGATCAGCCCGCGCTCCTGGCACAGGGCGGCTATCTCCGGCATATCCGCCACATAGCCATAGAGGTGCACCACCACCACGGCCTTGGTGCGGGGGGTGAGCGCTTTTTCAATGCTCGCGGCCGTAACCACGCGGGTGTGCAGATCCACGTCCGCCCAGGCCAGGCGCGCGCCCTTCTTGACGTAAGGGTAGGCCGAGGCCGTAAAGGTGTGCGAGGGCATGACCACTTCATCGCCCGGATTGAAGCAGCAGAGCTGGGCCGACATTTCCAGGGCGGCGCAGCCGTTCATGGTGGTGAAGCAGCTGCCTTGCTCCACGCCCTGATAAGCGGCGAATTTGCTTTCAAAGGCGCGCATGTACGCCCCCTGAGTCAGGGGATCGGCATGGCGCATGGCCTCCGCCACCACGGCGATTTCCTCTTCCGTGTAGCGGATGGCGCGGCCGCTGAAATTGATTCTGAGATCCATGGGGTGCTCCTTGCCGGATTATGCCGGGCGCGCGCAGCCCGCCGCCGCCCGAAAGGCGCGGGAAGGCCGCAGGAACCCGCCGCAGCAACAATGCGCCGTTACATGCGCTTGAAGCGGGCCGTGACGTTCTCCTTGGTGAGGATCTTCTTGAAATCCGGCCCCAGGCGGTTGGTCAGGGGCTTTTCGTGCACAATGCTGGCCGCGTACAGGGCGTCGAACTGGGCCTCCGTAAGCCCGTTGCAGATGCCCTTGGGCAGGTCAATGCCCTGGCGCTCCATCATGGTCATGAAGGCTTTGTATTCCTGCGGATAAATGTCTTCCAGCACGCTCAGGGCATGGCAGTTGGCCACGCCGTGGTGCATGTGCAGCACCATGCTGAGCCCGGCGGAAAGGGGATGCACCACGCCCACGAATCCGGCGGCCATGCCGCCCATGAAGGAGGCGATCATGAGCTTTTCGCGGTTTTCGTCGCTCATCATGTCCGCCGAAAGGAAGACCTGCTTGCAAAGGTCAATGGCCTTCTCCGCCAGAGAATCCACCACCACGTTGCGGTAGGAGCCGGTGATGCTCTCAAAGCAGTGCATGTAGGTATCGATGCCCGTATAGAAGAACTGGTTGCGGGGCACGCTGGCCGTCAGATCCGGGTCCAGCAGCACCTGGTCGAACATGGTGTAGTCGCTGTTCATGCCCAGCTTGATGTTCCTGGCCTCGTTGCAGACAATGCCCGTGCGCGAAGTTTCGGAGCCTGTGCCCGAAAGCGTGGGCACCGCAATTTTGTACGGCGCGGGGTTCTTGACCAGCTCCCAGCCCTGGTAGTCCTCCGCCTTGCCGGGGTTGGTCAGCAGATTGCCCACGCACTTGCAGGTATCCATAGTGCAGCCGCCGCCGAAAGCCAGCATGGCGCAGGGCGCGGCCCCTTTGAGAAAATCCTTCACCTGCGCGGCATAGGCGTCCACGCCTTCGGTGGTAGGCTCCTCGCTGCTGTCCACATAGACGAACTTGTCGCCGCTTTCTGCCGGCAGGCGGGAGGCCAGATCCCTGCCCTCAAAATAGTGGTCCAGAAAAAACACCGCAGGCCCGGCCTGCGCCTTGCGCCGCGCGGCCAGCAGATCCCCCAGCTGGGCCAGGGAACCCTTGCCGATCATATAATAACCCACATTCTTTGCATTGCGGTACATGGCCGTATGTCCTCCTTGCGAGGGATTGCGCAGGGGAGCCTGCGCGGAATATTTTTTTGTGGGGGGAAGGGGGAACTTTTGAGCGCTGCTGTCTTCGCCCGTAACTTCCTTCGTCGTAACGGGCTAAGCTGACCAAAAGTTCCCCCTTCCCCCCACGCCCCCCATCCCCTTCAAAAAACTTTTCTCCGTGCGGGAACGCGAAGGCGCGCCCTGCGGCGCGAAGATTTCCGGGCATACGCCATCCGTGCGGCGCTGGCAAGCAGGGGGGATTGTGCGTGCTTTGCCAGGTTGTTATGCGCGTTTCCTGCGAGCGTTTCACCAGTGAAGCGCTCTGACGGTTAAGGCCGCAGCTGCCGGGTCCAGTCCGCCAGGGCCTGCATGAGCCCGGCCGCCTGTTTGCTCAGCCCCTGGTCCTGCACGTCGCCGTTGTCCGCAAAAGCCGGGGTAAAGGCGTTGGAGAACAGCTCAGGCTTGTTCAGCAGGCGCAGGTTCAGGTACACGCAGACCTGCCGCAGATGGTACTGGCTGCGGCTGGTGCCCATGCCGCCGCCCGCGCCCAGCAGGCAGGCCGCCTTGCCGTTGAGCGGGGCCAGGTCGGGCTCGCGCGAAAGCCAGTCCAGGGCGTTTTTCAGGGCCGGGGCCAGCGAATAGTTGTATTCCGGGCAAGCCAGCACCAGGGCGTCCGCCCCGCTGACCAGATCAATCAGATCCTGCGCGGCCTTGGGCTTTTCCAGGTCGGCGTTATAAAAGGGCAAGGCGCTGATGTCGGCAATTTCCATCCGCACGCCCGCAGGCAGGTGGGCAGCGCAGCAGCGCAGCAGCCCCGTATTGCGCGAAGCCTTGCGCAAGCTGCCGGAAATGCCCACAAAAGTAAGATCAGCCATAACTACTCCTTGGGTGAACGGGCCTCCACAGAAAGGGATGCTCCATGAAGCCCGGTTGCGACGGCCAGCAAAGGCGGCCGCCCACAGCACCCGCGCGCGGCGCGCCCCAAGGGCCGCCCCGCGCGGGTCCATGCCCGCAACCTAAAACAAAAGCCCGGCCGGGGAAAGGGGCGCAAGCCCGCCCGGAGCCGCAGCGGCGTAAGCGCAAGGTATTTACGCTGGTAAGCGCCGGAACGAGCGTGTCGCAACCTTTAACAATGTATATTCTCAAAGGTAATCTGCGCGAACAGACGCCCGCCGCAAAGGGCAGGGCGCGGGCATCTGCCCTGAAAACCCTATGCCGGGGCCTGCCCCTTGGCCCTGG
The nucleotide sequence above comes from Desulfovibrio legallii. Encoded proteins:
- a CDS encoding iron-containing alcohol dehydrogenase family protein — encoded protein: MYRNAKNVGYYMIGKGSLAQLGDLLAARRKAQAGPAVFFLDHYFEGRDLASRLPAESGDKFVYVDSSEEPTTEGVDAYAAQVKDFLKGAAPCAMLAFGGGCTMDTCKCVGNLLTNPGKAEDYQGWELVKNPAPYKIAVPTLSGTGSETSRTGIVCNEARNIKLGMNSDYTMFDQVLLDPDLTASVPRNQFFYTGIDTYMHCFESITGSYRNVVVDSLAEKAIDLCKQVFLSADMMSDENREKLMIASFMGGMAAGFVGVVHPLSAGLSMVLHMHHGVANCHALSVLEDIYPQEYKAFMTMMERQGIDLPKGICNGLTEAQFDALYAASIVHEKPLTNRLGPDFKKILTKENVTARFKRM
- a CDS encoding NADPH-dependent FMN reductase → MADLTFVGISGSLRKASRNTGLLRCCAAHLPAGVRMEIADISALPFYNADLEKPKAAQDLIDLVSGADALVLACPEYNYSLAPALKNALDWLSREPDLAPLNGKAACLLGAGGGMGTSRSQYHLRQVCVYLNLRLLNKPELFSNAFTPAFADNGDVQDQGLSKQAAGLMQALADWTRQLRP
- a CDS encoding cytidine 5'-phosphate N-acetylneuraminic acid synthetase, whose protein sequence is MKERCIVIPAIKKNAVIPDQLVKKLAGVTLVERAINTARGVLPGADIVVLTDSQEISLICERAGVGFRWNKDLRFTSLNIVAEMRGLLEELAASYEHAIILRASCPLITWVDVEDAWKKYCRSGADSLVTVKAVRQRLWNVRGEGLESLLSEDADRKGEQTLVVESRALIVLRLAPLREGAAQAPLRYGQGRIVPYFLNDRGIEIQGYQDWWICERLLQRRHVVFVVAGWPAIGMGHVFRALMLAHEITSHKITFVCTRESELAVENIARRDYKIVRQGPEELAETVLRLCPDLVVNDILNTTTAYMARLTTAGARCVNFEDEGPGAGWARLVVNALYEDQPGAQGLRCGPAYFCLRDEFLAAARNPFRPQVKTVLITFGGTDQNDCSRRVLDVIEPICRAYGITIRLVAGPGYAHKEAMEAHLAALANPLVEFTWATNVMSRMMEGADLAICSAGRTVYELAHMCVPGMVLAHHEREARHTFARPRNGFAFLGLMDRVSDAKIRNVFLAMLKAPRRQRFWNRQNALDFTANKARVVRLMLDLLAEAPAAAPAPAPQPRG
- a CDS encoding cytidylyltransferase domain-containing protein, which gives rise to MSANRPHGKVVAIVQARLGSSRLPLKSLLCLRDLPLIDWVVRRLQRAARLDGLVVAVPDTPLDRVLLEHLQRRGVPCLAGPEQDVLARFCLAARQADAGLVVRVCADNPLIWGEAVDRLVDFYRAGPWDYAYNHIPRNNLWPDGLGAEILSRDLLDELDAKARQPSQREHCLNYLWDTAANYRLGTFNPQEPWLQRPDLKLDVDKPEDFQRLALLPLHPDMDARAIVAACDGGK
- the fliD gene encoding flagellar filament capping protein FliD, coding for MAISISGSNSISGLSGMDTDFDEVLAKLKEVESTQLNRLEAWKDDWNLRYEAFGEIISQVQTAQSVLADLANKNNFVSKNVTSSNENVVTAVASAAAQDVQHNITVSQMASNAIWANMHVYDSKTDIINDTGTTQEFSYTYAGTTRTLEIAPKTTLESFVNLINNDAENPGVKVSLVQTGSGYVFQMAGESTGEDNDLIVSDSSLVGMTSAGATSTWQTNSLLSLDASVTDPNQYAYDLLMEDGNWFTVTISGDKTNTDLVNQINAQTGRSVASLDENGALQLADVKAVYRRNTEEQSSRTPGSTTLGVGSNLNATLGTDTTVTFTLNDGAVSSTHEVALTADMTMKEALFQIAQAAGSSSAELTLNSNGGWEMNLANVSDLAFSSAAGITHTETAAELGTRLDDADALAADAKVTFKADMLDDALGGDNPDGSDFVYTIVKEDGSTQTLSIANTAKYSDLLAQLGGTQSTDSDGNTVVTLDGVTNFYLSTGSGGGMDGISVKTEANTQLAGTFVGTEAIDDEQPALNYTITLNGGEQVTVDGIASGSSIKDIYEKFSEALEGTGSTAKLVDADGNEWDGTDATGAYYLQISNVQSVSGPGVSGQVASSSVWNIQRAANARYTVDNWPIEMESSSNSVSDVLEGVVFSIQSTGTAQISVSTDIASVEESIQTFLDAVNSIIYTVQSYTAYDADKETTSNDPDDIGNDNYSASQLTSEKGGLLQGNYGVQLFSSRFSSLLGSAPPGFQSRTSASDLLSGDVLANLANMGIKTDTDENSDTYGLLVIAPDASIAAIQQMDQENYEDMINNNLEAVVDFFCSSGTGASTSSSFRYNSHVSGITQGGTYDVSYSVDAEGNIEHVYVGGVEATRDTSQPGYYYSVASGDARGLSLSIDDLSEGTHSGQIRIKEGLIPTVNSFLKSELTYNDVSVGTNATDSQIADAVYLKSQNGALMVLQANYKTIMENIDDKISKEQDRLELWESRQKTYFANLETLLSEYSSMQDQLESQIAQLSNSDD
- a CDS encoding DegT/DnrJ/EryC1/StrS family aminotransferase, translated to MDLRINFSGRAIRYTEEEIAVVAEAMRHADPLTQGAYMRAFESKFAAYQGVEQGSCFTTMNGCAALEMSAQLCCFNPGDEVVMPSHTFTASAYPYVKKGARLAWADVDLHTRVVTAASIEKALTPRTKAVVVVHLYGYVADMPEIAALCQERGLILIEDAAQAIGTEVGGRKAGSFGDMAVFSFHSHKNLTTLGEGGMLYVRDPRLAALVPALRHNGHCAYDFERPDYWKPAMGNVDMPMLEGRMLQPSNYCLGEVECALGAKLLERIDQINDEKRARALRFIDGLADFPELEFHRVATQRHNYHLLAARMTAGPERRDRFIRAMFEDKGVKCVVQYIPLDRYDYYRRQGLGTAHCPNADAFFDSMVSFPFQHWMSEEDFNYMLTASREVLAALR